In one Eschrichtius robustus isolate mEscRob2 chromosome 15, mEscRob2.pri, whole genome shotgun sequence genomic region, the following are encoded:
- the ZFP36L2 gene encoding mRNA decay activator protein ZFP36L2, whose translation MSTTLLSAFYDIDFLCKTEKSLANLNLNNMLDKKAVGTPVAAAPSSGFTPGFLRRHSASNLHALAHPAPSPGSCSPKFPGAANGSSCGSAAAGGPASYGTLKEPSGGGGTALLNKENKFRDRSFSENGERSQHLLHLQQQQKGGGGSQINSTRYKTELCRPFEESGTCKYGEKCQFAHGFHELRSLTRHPKYKTELCRTFHTIGFCPYGPRCHFIHNADERRPAPSGGASGDLRTFSARDALHLGFPREPRPKLHHSLSFSGFPSGHHQPPGGLESPLLLDSPTSRTPPPPSCSSASSCSSSASSCSSASAASTPSGAPTCCASAAAAAAAALLYGTGGAEDLLAPGAPCATCSSASCANNAFAFGPELSSLITPLAIQTHNFAAVAAAAYYRSQQQQGLVPPAQPPAPPSAPLPASAAAPPSPPFSFQLPRRLSESPVFDAPPSPPDSLSDRDSYLSGSLSSGSLSGSESPSLDPGRRLPIFSRLSISDD comes from the exons ATGTCGACCACACTTCTGTCCGCCTTCTACGATATCGACTTCTTGTGCAAG ACGGAGAAGTCCCTGGCCAACCTCAATTTGAACAACATGCTGGACAAGAAGGCGGTGGGGACACCCGTGGCCGCCGCCCCCAGCTCGGGCTTCACGCCGGGCTTCCTCCGACGGCACTCAGCCAGCAACCTGCACGCGCTCGCCCACCCCGCGCCTAGCCCCGGCAGCTGCTCGCCCAAGTTCCCGGGCGCAGCTAACGGCAGCAGCTGCGGCAGCGCGGCGGCGGGCGGGCCGGCCTCCTACGGCACCCTCAAGGAGCCGTCGGGGGGCGGCGGCACGGCCCTGCTGAACAAGGAGAACAAATTCCGGGACCGCTCGTTCAGCGAGAACGGCGAGCGCAGCCAGCACCTCCTGcacctgcagcagcagcagaagggGGGCGGCGGCTCCCAGATCAACTCAACCCGCTACAAAACTGAGCTGTGCCGGCCCTTCGAGGAGAGCGGCACGTGCAAGTACGGCGAGAAGTGCCAGTTCGCGCATGGCTTCCACGAGCTGCGCAGCCTGACGCGGCACCCCAAGTACAAGACGGAGCTGTGCCGCACCTTCCACACCATCGGCTTCTGCCCCTATGGGCCTCGCTGCCACTTCATCCACAACGCCGATGAGCGGCGGCCCGCGCCGTCGGGGGGCGCCTCCGGGGACCTGCGCACCTTCAGCGCCCGCGACGCGCTGCACCTGGGCTTCCCGCGGGAGCCGCGGCCCAAGCTGCACCACAGCCTCAGCTTCTCGGGCTTCCCGTCAGGCCACCACCAGCCCCCGGGGGGCCTGGAGTCGCCCCTGCTGCTCGACAGCCCCACGTCGCGCACGCCGCCGCCACCCTCCTGCTCCTCGGCTTCGTCTTGCTCCTCGTCCGCTTCGTCCTGCTCCTCGGCCTCGGCTGCCTCCACACCCTCGGGCGCCCCGACGTGCTGTGCCTCTGCGGCGGCAGCGGCCGCGGCCGCGCTGCTGTACGGCACCGGGGGCGCCGAGGACCTGCTCGCGCCGGGCGCGCCCTGCGCCACCTGCTCGTCGGCCTCGTGCGCCAACAACGCCTTCGCCTTCGGTCCGGAGCTGAGCAGCCTCATCACACCTCTCGCCATCCAGACCCACAACTTCGCCGCCGTGGCCGCCGCCGCCTACTATCGCAGCCAGCAGCAGCAGGGCCTAGTGCCCCCCGCGCAGCCCCCGGCGCCGCCCAGCGCGCCCCTCCCTGCCAGCGCCGCCGCGCCGCCCTCGCCGCCCTTCAGCTTCCAGCTGCCACGCCGCCTGTCCGAGTCGCCCGTGTTCGACGCGCCCCCTAGTCCCCCGGACTCACTGTCTGACCGCGACAGCTACTTGAGCGGCTCCCTGAGCTCGGGCAGCCTCAGCGGCTCTGAGTCCCCCAGCCTCGACCCCGGCCGCCGCCTGCCCATCTTCAGCCGCCTCTCCATCTCCGACGACTGA